The Methanomassiliicoccales archaeon DNA segment CCACCTCCTGCAGGTCAGCGTAGAAACCATCGCCGGAGGTCCCTTTCAGCTCCTTCCCGGTGCGCAGCACGTCCGAGAAGGCCTGCTTGGGATCGCTTCCCAGGTTCATGAGCTCCTGCGCCACGTGATTGACGTCGGAAAGGAGGCGGAGCAGGAAGGCATCCTCGGCCTGGCCTATGATCTGGCGAAGCTCCTGGGCGAAGCGAATGTAGAAGACCGTGTCGTCCAGGTGCTGCCCGGTGGTATCGTACTCCAAGATCTCCAGCGGATAGCGGGTCTTGAGGTCCTCCAACAGCCGGTCCACTGCCCCGGCCTCCTCCACGGTAAGGGAGACGGTCAGGCGCTCCGGGTGTTTGCCCCGGTCATCAAAGTCCAGGAAGTCGATGTTGCACTTGGCGGCAGTGGTGAAGTTGAGGAAGTCGAACAAAGCCCCGCTGCGGTTGGGGAGCACCACCTGGAACTTGAGGAAGCTGGGCAAGATCATCTGTCCCTGGAGATATCCGATGGTCTCCAGCTCCGACCTCATGGCCTGATACTGATCCTCAGAGCAACGGGCCTCGAAGAAGACCGTGTACGGGTCGATACGCTTGTCGTACTGGATGCGGTCGATGTTGCCGCCGTGCCGCTTGACGATCTCCGCGGCCCGGTGCAACGCACCTGGCTCGTCCGGCATCTTGGCGACGAAATAGTGGCGCTGCATCGTGAAGGGAAAACGAACCCTGCCCATTATACCTTGGTCATGTACTCGCCCGGCCGGCAGTTGACCGGCAGGTCAACGAAATGCCGTGGTTCAAATACCCACCGGCCAATCAAAAACACATGGTCGGAACCCCGGTCCTGAAGCGTCTGCTCGCGTTCGGCCTCGTGGCCGCGCTCATCGCGACCAGCCTGGTCATGATATTCACCCCCTCTATCGAGGAACTGCCGGAAGGCGACCTGCCCACCTTCGTAAGCGAGGCCCAGCTCAGAAATTTCCTCAACGAGCGCGGCGGTCACCAGGGTAACCAATCGGGCATGGACGCCGAAACCGGAGCGAACTACTACTCCCAGACCAACGTCCAGGTGTCTGGCGTGGACGAGCTGGACATCGTAAAATCCGACGGTGAGCTCTTGTATGTGTCCAACTCGCTGGGCGTCACCATCATCAAGGCCACCCCGGCGGGGTCCATCTCCAACGCATCGAACCTAAGCGTCGCCGACCTCCTCGGGGCTGAAGATGCGAACGGGTACGTTCAAGGACTTTTCATCCATGATAATATCCTGGCCGTGGTTGTGGTCGAGTACGACTACAGCGACATACCTTACGACTTCTACAATTTCTCGTACTATCCGATCAACAACGAATACGTGACCTGCTGCCTGCTGGACATGACCGACCCGTATTCGCCACAGGTGCTCAACAGATACTCCCTCAGCGGATATTTCGTTGGAGCCAGGATGATAGGTGATAACATGTACCTGCTCGGCCAGGAGAGCGCCTGGTCCATGGGGGAGATCGCTCTCCCCCAGACCGGCGTCGACGGTGACCTGAAGGAGGTCGAGGCCACCAGCATCCGCTTCGACCCCCAATCGGATGACGCGGGCAGCTTCCTAAACATAATGGCCCTGGACCTGGTGACGTTCGATAGCAACTTCACATCCCTCCTAACCGGATATTCCAGCGTCCTGTACGTCTCGCACGAGAACATGTACCTGACCTATCCGGGTTACGGCGAAGGGTCATCTGGGGACACCGTATTCGCCAAAAATTCCGTAGTGACCACCATATTCCGTCTTAATATGGACGGCATCGAGGTCGTTCCCCGGGCCAAGGGCTACGTCGAAGGATATCCCCTGAACCAGTTCTCGCTGGACGAGCTCGACGGGGTCCTGCGCATGGCCGTCAGCACCGGATGGTCCGACGGAGAGACCAGGGTCTACACCCTGGACCAGGACCTGCACGTAATCGGCTCCCTCAACGGCATCGCTCCGGGGGAGTCCATGCAATCCTCCAGGTTCATGGGGACGACGCTCTACCTGGTGACCTTCCTGAACACCGATCCCCTGTTCATCATCGACCTGAGCGATCCGGCCTCACCAGAGATAATAGGCGAGATAGTGGTCCCGGGATTCTCCACCTATCTGCACCCCTGCTCCCCGGAACTGTTGGCCGGTATAGGTCTTGAGAACTGGACGTTGAAGATCTCCCTGTTCAACGTGAGCGATCCAGCATCCCCCGAGGAGATCGACACCATCATCGCTCCGACGAACACCTGGTCCGATTCCTTGTGGGAGCACAAGGCGGTCCTGTTCGACGGGAGGGACGGCCTGCTGTTCATACCGGTCTTCG contains these protein-coding regions:
- a CDS encoding beta-propeller domain-containing protein, which translates into the protein MVGTPVLKRLLAFGLVAALIATSLVMIFTPSIEELPEGDLPTFVSEAQLRNFLNERGGHQGNQSGMDAETGANYYSQTNVQVSGVDELDIVKSDGELLYVSNSLGVTIIKATPAGSISNASNLSVADLLGAEDANGYVQGLFIHDNILAVVVVEYDYSDIPYDFYNFSYYPINNEYVTCCLLDMTDPYSPQVLNRYSLSGYFVGARMIGDNMYLLGQESAWSMGEIALPQTGVDGDLKEVEATSIRFDPQSDDAGSFLNIMALDLVTFDSNFTSLLTGYSSVLYVSHENMYLTYPGYGEGSSGDTVFAKNSVVTTIFRLNMDGIEVVPRAKGYVEGYPLNQFSLDELDGVLRMAVSTGWSDGETRVYTLDQDLHVIGSLNGIAPGESMQSSRFMGTTLYLVTFLNTDPLFIIDLSDPASPEIIGEIVVPGFSTYLHPCSPELLAGIGLENWTLKISLFNVSDPASPEEIDTIIAPTNTWSDSLWEHKAVLFDGRDGLLFIPVFGWNEYTYEAWQMVYVIQVSDDGLTLRSNVTVGESYGQVRCSIIDDVLYTITSTDVTAWNMGSWTMLDTLTYCSGTSTPGLIYGVEER